Proteins encoded by one window of Macaca mulatta isolate MMU2019108-1 chromosome 10, T2T-MMU8v2.0, whole genome shotgun sequence:
- the TP53TG5 gene encoding TP53-target gene 5 protein: MSPSAKKRPKNSRVSKMQDEKPQDKTEQPLSKVIERNRLRTVLKNLSLLKLLKSSNRRIQELHKLAKRCWHSLLSVPKILRISSGENSACNKAKQNNEEFQEIGCSKKELKSKKLESTGDPKKKEYKEWKPQVQSRMSNKAKTSSAAMPWKEKHVEPEVPRTSRDHGLNLGAQGRQLLTEGPRVIFIKPYHNRTPMGHMKQLNVADQWIWFEGLPTRIHLPAPRVMCRSSTLRWVKRRCTRFCSASLEMPMWHPYKVDVTRTGARGASRGWRSRSQLKGRDGWRNSRVYK; this comes from the exons ATGAGTCCATCAGCAAAGAAGAGGCCCAAGAATAGCAGGGTTTCCAAG ATGCAAGATGAGAAACCACAGGACAAGACAGAGCAGCCTCTGAGCAAAGTAATTGAGCGGAACCGTCTGAGAACG GTGTTAAAAAACTTGTCGCTCTTGAAGCTACTCAAGAGCTCGAACCGCCGGATCCAAGAACTGCATAAGCTGGCCAAAAGGTGTTGGCATTCACTGCTCAGTGTTCCAAAGATTCTCCGAATCTCCTCTGG GGAAAACAGTGCCTGCAATAAAGCGAAACAAAATAATGAAGAGTTCCAGGAGATCGGGTGCTCCAAGAAGGAACTCAAGTCCAAGAAATTAGAGTCCACAGGGGACCCTAAGAAAAAAGAGTACAAGGAGTGGAAGCCCCAGGTGCAGTCAAGGATGAGTAACAAGGCAAAAACGTCATCGGCGGCAATGCCATGGAAAGAAAAGCATGTAGAGCCTGAGGTTCCAAGGACATCGAGGGATCATGGCTTGAACCTTGGAGCCCAGGGGAGGCAACTACTCACTGAGGGCCCCCGAGTCATCTTCATTAAGCCCTACCACAATAGAACTCCCATGGGGCACATGAAGCAGCTGAATGTAGCCGACCAGTGGATCTGGTTTGAGGGGCTGCCCACACGAATCCACCTCCCGGCACCCCGGGTGATGTGCAGATCCTCCACCCTGCGTTGGGTCAAGCGCCGCTGCACCCGCTTCTGCTCCGCATCACTTGAAATGCCTATGTGGCATCCATACAAG GTTGATGTGACCAGGACGGGAGCCAGAGGTGCGAGCAGAGGGTGGAGATCGCGCAGTCAGCTTAAGGGGAGGGATGGGTGGCGAAATTCACGAGTCTACAAATAA